The Oncorhynchus keta strain PuntledgeMale-10-30-2019 chromosome 22, Oket_V2, whole genome shotgun sequence genome includes the window TAGGGGAACCCTggagacaacactataacatcTCTGTTCACTCAGAGCTACATCATCTCTAAAGAGAGGTGGCTGCCTGTAGGGAAACCCTggagacaacactataacatcTCTGTTCACTCAGAGCTACATCATCTCTGAAGGGAGGTGGCCGCCTGTAGGGGAACCCTGGAGACAACACTATAACAACTCTGTTCACTCAGAGCTACATCATCTCTAAAGAGAGGTGGCTGCCTGTAGGGGAACCCTggagacaacactataacatcTCTGTTCACTCAGAGCTACATCATCTCTAAAGGGAGGTGGCTGCCTGTAGGGGAACCCTggagacaacactataacatcTCTGTTCACTCAGAGCTACATCATCTCTAAAGAGAGGTGGCTGCCTGTAGGGAAACCCTggagacaacactataacatcTCTGTTCACTCAGAGCTACGTCATCTCTAAAGGGAGGTGGCTGCCTGTAGGGGAACCCTggagacaacactataacatcTCTGTTCACTCAGAGCTACATCATCTCTGAAGAGAGGTGGCTGCCTGTAGGGGAACCCTggagacaacactataacatcTCTGTTCACTCAGAGCTACATCATCTCTAAAGAGAGGTGGCTGCCTGTAGGGGAACCCTggagacaacactataacatcTCTGTTCACTCAGAGCTACATCATCTCTAAAGAGAGGTGGCTGCCTGTAGGGGAACCCTggagacaacactataacatcTCTGTTCACTCAGAGCTACATCATCTCTAAAGAGAGGTGGCTGCCTGTAGGGGAACCCTggagacaacactataacatcTCTGTTCACTCAGAGCTACATCATCTCTAAAGAGAGGTGGCTGCCTGTAGGGGAACCCTggagacaacactataacatcTCTGTTCACTCAGAGCTACATCATCTCTAAAGAGAGGTGGCTGCCTGTAGGGGAACCCTggagacaacactataacatcTCTGTTCACTCAGAGCTACATCATCTCTAAAGAGAGGTGGCTGCCTGTAGGGGAACCCTggagacaacactataacatcTCTGTTCACTCAGAGCTACATCATCTCTAAAGAGAGGTGGCTGCCTGTAGGGGAACCCTggagacaacactataacatcTCTGTTCACTCAGAGCTACATCATCTCTAAAGAGAGGTGGCTGCCTGTAGGGGAACCCTggagacaacactataacatctctgttctctcagaGCTACATCATCTCTAAAGAGAGGTGGCTGCCTGTAGGGGAACCCTggagacaacactataacatcTCTGTTCACTCAGAGCTACATCATCTCTAAAGAGAGGTGGCTGCCTGTAGGGGAACCCTggagacaacactataacatcTCTGTTCACTCAGAGCTACATCATCTCTAAAGAGAGGTGGCCACCTGTAGGGGAACCCTggagacaacactataacatctctgttctctcagaGCTACATCATCTCTAAAGGGAGGTGGCTGCCTGTAGGGGAACCCTggagacaacactataacatcTCTGTTCGCTCAGAGCTACATCATCTCTAAAGAGAGGTGACTGCCTGTAGGGGAACCCTggagacaacactataacatctccactgtatttcagccctgccacaaaaggaccaactgACATCATACATACGTACAGTACACTTGTATCCTCGGGTCTTCTCGTGTTTGAGCGTGTGCATGATGAGCGCATAGCGCCTGTGAAACGACAGTCCACACTCTGAACAGGCGTGTTCTCCCTCcacctcactccctccatctggCTGCGCGGGGCCTTGACCCGGCTCTGGCCCCACGGGCTGCTCTGTGATAGGTGCTCCATATAGAATGCCGTCTGGTGATTGGACGCCCTCAGTCTCTGTCTGGACGACGTTCTCCATACCGGCCACAGCAGCTTCCATCTCTTCAACGTGCCTCTTGGCGGGTCTACCCCTCTTCTTGAGGGTGTTGGGGTTTGGAAAAGAGATACAGAACAGTTAGGATggtaacgcacacacacacacacaaccagtcaccttctcattcaagggttagtTTTAATTtgaattaataaaaaatgtatagCCCCAATTATTTTCTAGATTGTAGagtaataatgaagacatcaacactatgaaataacacatatggaatcatgtagtaaccagaaacagtgttaaactaatctaaatatattttatattagagtttcttcaaagtagccaccttctgccttgatgacagctttgcacactcttggcattctctcaaccagcttcatgaggtagtcacctggaatgcatttcaattaacaggtgtgccttgttataacttaatttgtcaaatttctttccttaatgcatttaaGCCAATCAAAGGTGTTGTAACAAGGTAAgggggtggtacacagaagatagtcctatctggtaaaataccaagtccatattatggcaagaacagctcaaataagcaaagagaaatgacagtccatcattactttaagacatgaaggtcagtcaatacggaaaattacAAGAACTTCgatagtttcttcaagtgcagccgcaaaaaaacatcaagcgttatgatgaaactggttctcatgaggaccgccacaggaaaggaagacccagagttacctctgcttcagaggatacgttcatcagagttaccagcctcagaataataagaagaagagacttgctttgggccaagaaacacaagcaatggacatctgtcctttggtctgatgagtccaaatctgagcatgtgtggttcccaccgtgaagcatggaggaggaggtgtgatggttctTTGCTGGGTGGCACtgacagtgatttatttagaatttaaggcacacgtaaccagcatggctaccacagcattctgcatcaATACACCATACCATCTGGTTtgggtttagtgggactatcatttgttttctcaacaggacaatgacccaacacacctccaggctgtgtaagggctatttgaccaataaggagagtgatgaagtgctgcatcagatgacctggcctccacaatcacacgacctcaacccaattgagatggtttgggatgagtcggaccgcagagtgaaggaaaggcagccaacaagtgctcagcatatgtgggaactccttaaatactgttggaaaagcattcctcatgaagctgtcgtcaaggcaaagggtggctactttgaagaatctcaaatatatgttttggttaatacatgattccatgtgttatttcatagttttgatgtcttcactattattatacgatagagagcgagcgaaagagagagcgagcgaaagagagagagcgagcgaaagagagagagcgagcgaaagagagagagcgagcgaaagagagagagcgagcgaaagagagcgaaagagagagagcgagcgaaagagagagcgagcgaaagagagagcgagcgaaagagagagcgagagaagagagagcgaaagagagagagcgagcgaaagagagagcgagcgaaagagagagcgagcgaaaaagagagagagcgagcgagcgaaagagagagcgagcgaaagagagagcgagcgaaagagagagagcgagcgaaagagagagcgagcgaaagagagagcgagcaaaagagagagcgagcaaaagagagagcgagcaaaagagagagcgagcaaaagagcgagcaaaagagagagcgagcaaaagagagagcgagcaaaagagagagcgagcaaaagagagagagagagagcgagcgaaagagagagagagagagcgagcgaaagagagagagagagcgagcgaaaagagagagagcgagcgaaagagagagagcgagcgaaagagagagagcgagcgaaagagagagagagagcgagcgaaaagagagagagagcgaaaaaagagagcgagcgaaagagagagagcgaaagagagagagagagcgaaagagagagagaaagcgagcgaaagagagagagcgaaagagagagagcgagcgaaaaagagagagagcgagcgaaagagagagagagagcgagcgaaagagagagagagagcgagcgaaagagagagagcgagcgaaaaagagagcgagcgaaagagagagagagagagagcgagcgaaagagagagagagagcgaaagcgagagaaagagagcgagcgagcgagcgaaagagagcgagcgagcgaaaagagagagagcgagcgaaagagagagagcgagcgagcgaaagagagagagcgagcgagcgaaagagagagagcgagcgaaagagagagagagcgagcgaaagagagagcgagcgaaagagagagcgagcgaaagagagagagcgagcgaaagagagagagcgagcgagcgaaaagagagagagcgagcgaaagagagagagagagagcgagcgaaagagagagaccgagcgaaagagagagagcgagcgaaagagagagagcgagcgaaagagagcgagcgaaagagagagagcgaaagagagagagcgagcgaaagagagagagcgagcgaaagagagagagcgagagagagcgagcgaaagagagagagcgagcgaaagagagagagcgacagacacaaGCGCAAAGACTGATGTATTATCCATGCATGAATCTATAGTGACTGTGATTCTGTTCAGGTGTTTGTCTATAGCCTACCTTGGGGGTGCTGGGGCGCTGTGGGGTCTGGGCTCCCTTCTtgtcctccttgtcctcctccagCCCCATGTGTAGCCTGAcataccccccctcccccatggAGCGCTGTCGTAGGCGTCTCTTATAGGGGTCATGGGTCCTCTGAACCTCCTCTGCAAGAGTAGAGACCGGCTCTggcacctccaccacctcctcctcgaCAGGAGACTCTGGCTCCTCGATCACCTCATGCTTCACTTTGGCAGGacgtcctctcttcctcttgggGGGTTGGGGAGCAGCGGGGGGCTCGGCCTGGGGTGccgacctctcctcctcctggggTGCTGGATCGACAGTCTGGTGCGCCGACGTCTCCTCCTCCTGGGGTGCTGGATCCACCTGGACTACAGGTGGCTCTACAGCCAGATGGACCACCTCAGTAGGGGCCACCTTCCCTGGGTCCACGCTGATGAGGAAGGCCCCCGGCTCCATGGAGAGGGAGTCCCCCTCGTCCCCTTCATCATGCTGCTGTTGCTCCAGGGCCAGACAGGCTGACACCACGGCCAGGGACTCATTGGCTCCGGCCTGGCCGCTGTGGGTGACCACCGTCATGGTCTCGGTCTCTCCAGTAGGGGAGAAGAGGGTGACCGACTCGCCTACCCGGGCCTGGCCGCTGTGGGTCACGACCGTCATGGTCTCGGGCTCTCCAGTAGGGGAGAAGAGGGTGACCGACTCGCCTACCCGGGCCTGGCTACTGTGGGTGACTAGAGTCACCGTCTCTGACCCTGCCTCCCCAACCACGGTCATAGTCTCTGGTTCACCTCCCAGAGCCTGGTTGACTACAGACGTCAGATCCCCTCTGAAGGACTCTGTTGTGTTTGCCGTGTCAGCCAGGGAGTCCAGGTCCTCCCCTGCTCCAGCTAGCCCAGTATGAGTCACCACGGCATGGCCGTCGCTGCCGATGGTCATAATGTAGGCCCCAGGGTCTTCATTCGGGGCCTGTTGGGGTGCAGGCTGGCTGGACACCACCGTGTGGATGTCTCCTTGCTGGTAGACCATCAGCTTCTGCTCCTCCACCTTCTTGTGGACGGACTCACAGATCTGAAGGACCTCGGCCATCAGGAGGTGTCGGGCCAGCGTGGCAACGTCGGCCATCACACAGAAGTTGAAGCAGAGGTTGGAGGTGTATGCAAACTCTAGCAGGGGGAGGAAACTGACCTTGCTGAaacctgagagacagagaaacggGTTATTCCTCTGACCAAACCACCTCAGTAAGATGATGACAGGGAAACATCATCCAACCGTTTTATAACTCAGGACGGTGACCTTTTTCCTGCTGTTCTGATAACTACTCTCGACAGACTTGTACCCCCGATTCATCCTCCGGTGGTCTGGAGTCCATGAGACGAAAAGCTTCCTTTTACAACGGAGTCATTTATCAGACGTCCTCTCACCCAGCACCTTCTCCATGTCTCACCTGATAGGTCGACCACCGCTTCGTGACTGGACACAGCTCCCTTCTCTATAAACAGCTCGTTGAAGTAGTCGCTGCAGGCGGCCAGCACAGCCTTGTGGGCCCTGTGCTCCTCCCCCTCGATCAGCAGCGTGATGTCACAGAACTGGTTGTTGAGGCGCTGCTG containing:
- the LOC118378576 gene encoding zinc finger and BTB domain-containing protein 11-like isoform X2, translated to MLDKLNQQRLNNQFCDITLLIEGEEHRAHKAVLAACSDYFNELFIEKGAVSSHEAVVDLSGFSKVSFLPLLEFAYTSNLCFNFCVMADVATLARHLLMAEVLQICESVHKKVEEQKLMVYQQGDIHTVVSSQPAPQQAPNEDPGAYIMTIGSDGHAVVTHTGLAGAGEDLDSLADTANTTESFRGDLTSVVNQALGGEPETMTVVGEAGSETVTLVTHSSQARVGESVTLFSPTGEPETMTVVTHSGQARVGESVTLFSPTGETETMTVVTHSGQAGANESLAVVSACLALEQQQHDEGDEGDSLSMEPGAFLISVDPGKVAPTEVVHLAVEPPVVQVDPAPQEEETSAHQTVDPAPQEEERSAPQAEPPAAPQPPKRKRGRPAKVKHEVIEEPESPVEEEVVEVPEPVSTLAEEVQRTHDPYKRRLRQRSMGEGGYVRLHMGLEEDKEDKKGAQTPQRPSTPKRGRPAKRHVEEMEAAVAGMENVVQTETEGVQSPDGILYGAPITEQPVGPEPGQGPAQPDGGSEVEGEHACSECGLSFHRRYALIMHTLKHEKTRGYKCTLCNKEFQYAASLRAHLARHKHQKSQRPTLVRVPQPHGEEGLEVDGRTKGRTKREFVCDICGKTLPKLYSLRIHMLNHTGVRPHSCRVCGKTFAHKHSLKMHRALHDAAKQFHCLLCDKSFVSKRSLEEHTSIHTGESKYLCTQCGRSFHRASGLSKHIKRHQPRPEVRGFPCNHCDKSFFEAKDLQQHMNKHLGLKPFQCQVCGKCYSWKKDWYSHVKSHSVAEPYKCNVCGKEFFEKALFRRHVKKATHGKKGRVKQNLERECEHCGRKFTQLREYRRHMNNHQGVKPFE
- the LOC118378576 gene encoding zinc finger and BTB domain-containing protein 11-like isoform X1, with product MLDKLNQQRLNNQFCDITLLIEGEEHRAHKAVLAACSDYFNELFIEKGAVSSHEAVVDLSGFSKVSFLPLLEFAYTSNLCFNFCVMADVATLARHLLMAEVLQICESVHKKVEEQKLMVYQQGDIHTVVSSQPAPQQAPNEDPGAYIMTIGSDGHAVVTHTGLAGAGEDLDSLADTANTTESFRGDLTSVVNQALGGEPETMTVVGEAGSETVTLVTHSSQARVGESVTLFSPTGEPETMTVVTHSGQARVGESVTLFSPTGETETMTVVTHSGQAGANESLAVVSACLALEQQQHDEGDEGDSLSMEPGAFLISVDPGKVAPTEVVHLAVEPPVVQVDPAPQEEETSAHQTVDPAPQEEERSAPQAEPPAAPQPPKRKRGRPAKVKHEVIEEPESPVEEEVVEVPEPVSTLAEEVQRTHDPYKRRLRQRSMGEGGYVRLHMGLEEDKEDKKGAQTPQRPSTPKKRGRPAKRHVEEMEAAVAGMENVVQTETEGVQSPDGILYGAPITEQPVGPEPGQGPAQPDGGSEVEGEHACSECGLSFHRRYALIMHTLKHEKTRGYKCTLCNKEFQYAASLRAHLARHKHQKSQRPTLVRVPQPHGEEGLEVDGRTKGRTKREFVCDICGKTLPKLYSLRIHMLNHTGVRPHSCRVCGKTFAHKHSLKMHRALHDAAKQFHCLLCDKSFVSKRSLEEHTSIHTGESKYLCTQCGRSFHRASGLSKHIKRHQPRPEVRGFPCNHCDKSFFEAKDLQQHMNKHLGLKPFQCQVCGKCYSWKKDWYSHVKSHSVAEPYKCNVCGKEFFEKALFRRHVKKATHGKKGRVKQNLERECEHCGRKFTQLREYRRHMNNHQGVKPFE